Genomic segment of Gallus gallus isolate bGalGal1 chromosome 28, bGalGal1.mat.broiler.GRCg7b, whole genome shotgun sequence:
cCTGGGCTGCCCGGGGCTTCTTCCACCTGCCTGGCTGTGCCTGCGCAGAGAAGCCTTCAGCACTGATAGCTTCTGAGGTTTCACGGGGCTCTGTGCCATGGTGGAAGGTTCCTCATTGCTCTCCCGCAGTGCTATTGTTTGGATTTGTCTCCTTGGCGTTCCTCAACTGTTTGCTTTGGGGGTGGTGGTTTCCTCCTGGCTCCCTTGGCGTGTCCTTGGTGACGTTTGCTGCAGTCCTTGCTGGAGGGGCAGGGTTCAGGGCGGTGGTTGTGCACGGCCGTGGGGTGCGAGCGCAGCTCGGATCTCACGGGCGTTCCCTGCTCCCCAGATCTGCAGCCTGATGCGTGGGGGCATCGCCGAGAAGGGCGGCATCCGTGTGGGGCACCGCATCATTGAGATCAACGGGCAGAGCGTGGTGGCCACACCGCACGAGAAGATCATCCAGATCCTCACGCAGGCGGTCAGCGAggtgagcagagcaggctgggTGTCTGCCTCCACGCCCCCATGGCTGCAGATGGCACAGGCTGGGCTTGGGGCCTCaccccagcagcctccagccTGGGGCTGCCGTCTCCCAGCTGATCTGAGCGTCTCTGTCCAGGTCCACATCAAGACCATGCCAGCCTCCACGTACCGCCTGCTGACGGGGCAGGAGCAGCCCGTATTCCTCTGAGCGCTGCCTGTGCCTGGCTGTTGCTGCACACCCCTGGGGgccactgctctgcctgctgccccagtgctgccacTCTGGCCCCCAGAGGGCCTCATCCTGCACCCTTTCAGTTGGACTCAGGACGCAATAGGAGGCTGCGAGCCGATGCTCAGTTTGAGCAGCAATTAGGGCCCACAGTGCCTGTGACCCTTCTCCATCTCCGTTCACCCCTCTCTGCCTCAGTGCCTGTGCAGTGCCATCCCCCTGCTCCACAGGGTCCCTTGCCTTGGCCTGGTGCTGGCAGGAGAGATGAGACCCTGCATGAAAGGCCACCCCCCTTTCCATCACCACAGATTGTGCTTTTACACTCACCAAAGGTGCCTTTTCCCAGGTGGGGCTGGAACTGTGCTCCAGGGGCTCATCCCAGGCAGCCCCGAGCAGCTCTGCCTCCGCACACTGCGGTGTGGGTGCACGCTGGCACCCCAAGGGAGAGCCAGCAGCCCTCAGACTCAGCCTTAAGGGCAGCAGcaccctcagcagctgctcctcctccccGGCTTTGCCAGGggcctgctgggctgcagacCACCACCCTGTTAGCCCTGCTGCACCGAGCTGGGAAACTACCTCTGCTTCCTCAGCACTGCCTTGGACTGTTCTGCACGCACAGTGGGGTATCAGCCTTCAGGGCTGTTTTTTAGTGCAACCAAAGGGAACACGGCGTTGCCACGTCCCACAGAGCTTGGGGATGCGAACCCCGTAGACCAGCCTGCAGCTGACGGCTCCGTGGGGATGTGTTGTTCACAAGGGTACAGCTGGGACCCTTTGTCTGAGGTGGCCTGTCACGACTCTGCCTGTGTGCTTGGTTGATGTAAACAATAAAAGTTTGGAGGAATGCTGGAGGCGACACCTTGccctggctgagctgcagcttgaGGGTCGCAGCCCGGAGCCCACTGCAGTGCCAGACATCAGCCCAAAGCTGCTGCCCTCAGGAGGGCCCTGCATTGATGCCTACAAGCAGCCCTGGCCATGGAGGGATGTGGATCCCACCAAGGCTGCCCTGCTGCATCGCTGCCCTGCATGCTgtcacacagcacacacagcagcagcccatcCTACTCAAAACGTCCCCTTTATTTCATCCTCAGACGCAGTGGATGAAGCAGGGGAAGGAGGCACTTGGTGGTGCAGGCACAGCCCGCACAGCTGTGGGGTGTTGCGTGGCACTGCCAGGGCTGTCACCCGGCCCTGGTGGCATGGGGCTGTGGCAGGACTGGCCCGAGGGGCCCTGTGGGGCAGAGACGCACAGTGATGCTCTGGGGTCGTGTGCAGCCGTTGATCTCACTACACATCTGTAGCCGGGCCCCACTCGTAGCCTTCATCCTCATCTGAGTCATCCCTGGCTCGTGTGAATCTCTTCCTCACGGCCTCGTGCTCGTAATTCCTGCGGGATGACATGCTGCAGTGACGCCTCTGTGACTGATTGGTGGAGGCGGTCGCTGCCACGCAGGGCcaggctgcacacagctggcCCCGGCACGCAGGGTACCTGATGTGTTCCTGTGCCCACTGTCCCTGcggctgctgctctgtcaccTGTGGAAAAACAGATAGGTTTGAGAGGGGGCAGGCAGGAATCGTGCCCCAGCCGGGGACTGGGCTGCGTTCCCCTAGGGCAACAGGTGGGCAAGGCACCAACACTGGACCTGCAGACATTAGAGGTGGCAGCCCTTCTGCCAGGGCCACAGGGGACAGGAATTCACCCCTGAGCCCTCGTACTGGTGTGGGGGACCCACCTGCTCGCTCACGCCATCACTGGGGTATGTCTGCGCTGGCTCAGAGGAGCGGGAAAGTGCAGGATGGCTGTAGGCGTCCTCCGCCTCGCCGTCGGTGTAGGCACCCCCCTCACCATCCGTGTCATCATAGTCGCTGTTGGCGTGACTGTCACAGGTCAGGTAGCCCGAGGCTGCCCTGCTTGGTGGGTTCAGCAGGTCCAAACTGTCCTCCAGCGCCACGTCCACCTGTGGGTGGGGATGATGAAGACCTGCATCTCTGGGCACTAAGAGGGCAGATGCAGCCCTGTATGGccctgcagggctcagccttTCCGCCCCATacatgctctgctgctgtccagATGGGCTGGCTCTGCTGCGTCCTGATGATGTCCTTGATCTCCTCGTACCACGCATTGCCACTGCCGCTGAGGCTGATGGTAGCAGTGAAGAGGTGGCTGCAGTACTTCTTCATCTTGCTGGCCTGGGCGTAGAGGCGCCGGGAGCTCTTCCTGGAGTCGGGTGCCAGCCACTGGCGCATGGCCTTGATGCCCTGCCGGCTCTCGGGCTCACAGAACACCACCATGGGGTAGTACTGCACGTAGTTGAGGCGCTCCACCGCCGACGGTGTGATGTCCAGCAGTGCGTGCTTGTCCTGGGGCAGGGCACCAGCACTCAGCCCTGCTGGGGACAGGGTCACCCACCTGGCTCCCAGCACACAGGGAAGGTCTCGTGAGCTCTCACCTTTTCAGCAATCTGCCGCACTGTATCCAGCTTGATGACCTTAGACGATGCCCCGTCTCGTGGAACACTCGCTGCAGGACAAGGAGACAGGGTTTGAGAGGGGCTGGGGCAGTTGTGCCATCCCTGTGGATCTGGCCATGCCAGGCCCCTGGGCTGCATGCCTCCATGGGGGCTGTCTGGGACCTGGTTTGCCTCATGGTGCATAGGGAGGGGGTGTCTGAGTCCAAGAGGGCGCCGGGGTTTCATGGAGGGGTCACAAGGAAGGATTAGGACAGAGTAAAAAGCTGCCACAGCCACCTACACCAATGTCCAGCTGCTAAGCATAATTCACCCCACCATGGAGAGCACTTACGTGCAATCTCAAAGAGCTCGGGCTGTTCCGTGCTCAGTTTCTGCATGGCAATGTCTGTGATGGGGCCCAGGATCACCACCGGCCGCTTGAAACTGGCTGTGGGGAGAAGACAGAGCAGCTCAagggggctgggagcaggggcagccccagggctgaggACCCCAGGTGGGTCCGGGCAGCCCAGTACCCACCTTCCTTCAGAACCACCCTCTCATACGGGGGGTAGTGGCCCTGCTTTGTGAGGGCAGACAGGTCCTCACGGCTCTTCCGCAGCGTCTTCTTGGCTCCCCGCAGGCCCCGCAGCTTCCAAAACTCAGCCCGTGCCCCTGAGGGGTTGGTGCCAGGCGTGGCTTTCAGCACAGACTCCAGGCTGGCAAACTGCTCGGCCCTGGGAAGGGAAAGGGCTCAGGATCTGCGGCCTCTGGATTTGCTCCTTCCATCCAAGGAGTCGGGCAGGAGTCAGGGTCCCCACGCGGTGACAGGGCCGATTCAGGCTGGGAAGCCCCTCCAGTACCTCTGCCAACCACAGCATCAACAACCCCGCCCCAGGCACCAGGAAGGCGTTTCATCAGCTCACACTTCCCACCACCACCCACCAGCTCCTGCCCAGCTCTTACTGGGCCCACCACCCACATCCCTGTATCCCTAGGGAGCCATCCCTTGCCTCCGCCCCCAGCGGGGCCGTTCCTGGCTCTTTCCCTACCTGCTCTGGTTGGGGATGATGCCcttctcctgctcctgcaggtCCCTGCCCATGCGCACAGCCAGCCAGCTCCCCAGCCTGCCGCGGTACATGGTGTCCAGCACATGGAAGACGTCCCCACGGACAAAGCTGAGCCCCGACGGCGTGTCCTTCTCGTAGTCAAAATGCGTCCGGATGTAGAAGGAATCACCCACATTGGATGAGATCATCTTTCTGTAAACTGGAGCCCGGGGTGAGAGTGACCATCAGGGAAGAGCGGGTAGAGGAGGAATTAGGGGTGGAGGAAGGTGCTGCAGTGGCTGGGATTTTCCACAGCAGCCCTCAGTGCCAAGGAGTGCCCTGGGACACCTTATTTACACGTGGTGCTCTTGGGCacactggggacagcaggacttggccccacagcacacagtggCCATTTCAAGCTGATCCACAGAGCCAGAAACCCCCCTGCTCCAGGATGCCACAAACGGCACTCCAGGATCATCCAGTGCGCTCCCATCACCTCCCAGGGGGAGAGGAGGATGGCGTGGGGAAGAAGGATCACATTGTGGGGCAGAAAGAGTTGTGGGGAGCTGAGCAGTCCGATGCTCACTCAGAAGAGATGGAGAGACATGAGCCCAGGAAGTCACCAGCCATCACTCACTGTCCGGCTTGCTTTGGATCCGCAGCGTGACGTCCTCACCCGGCGGGAGCTTCATGAGGTGCTGCACCGCCTCCTCGCGGGTCAGGTTCTGGAAACTGGTGTCGTTCACCTGCATGGGAAAGCACCCAGACGTGTCCCACCAGTGGGATGGAGGGCATGGGTTCCAGCGTGGTCTCAGGGCCTCAGGGCAGGGGGGGGCCTGGGAGTAGGAGGGGGAACTGGCCTCTGCTATCCAAGTGCCTGCCACAACCCCTGGGTGACCCTGCGGATGGTCCCTCTGGCACCTGCACCCTGCTGGGTGTTAGCACAGTGCTGGGGACAGGACCATCCCCTACAGCACTGCCTTGAAATGATGCTCAGCGGGAGAAGTCCAGACAGCATGAGGGGTATTGGGCACAGAACGGACAGGGACAAGCCAGGCATTAAAGCATTCAGTGCCACTCCTACTGCCAGGTACCTGCAGGATCTGGTCCCCTTCCTCGATGCCCTGGCTGTCAGCCGGGCTTCCCTCCTGCACACTCGACACGAAGATGCCCACGTCGTTCCCAccagccagctgcagccccacgcTCCTGGCCTTCACAAACTGCACAACTCTGGAGTCAGGACTGTACCTGCCAAAGGGAGGCTGCAGTCAGCATGGTGGTCACACACTGGTGGTCACCAATGCTGagcccccagccctggagctgcCCCAGGGCAGATCCCCGTCTGCTCAGCCCTTCCCACCACCTCTTGCAGAGACGCACCCGTCCTTGGGGGCAGCTCGGGCACTGGGTCTGCTGCGGGGGCTGTGGCGGCCATCCTGTTCCACGGCCTCCAGCAtgtctgcagggaaggagagctggtccaggaggtgctgggggctgtgtgctTCCCCGGACCACCGAGACACGGGGAGAGCTGGTGGGATGGGAGTGGGGATACAGAGGAGCCTGGAGCCTGCTCAGAGCCCTCAGCTCCCTCCAGCCTGATCTGAGCTCACCCACCACGGCTCAGAGCATCGTCCATGTTTGTGTCAGTTGCAGCATTCCTGCTTGATCGTCTCCTCTCTCTGGAACAGAGTCAGGGCAGGATTTCAGGAGGGCATGGAGGTGGGGGCTTGATCAGCATGGGCAAGGTGGGGGCCAAAACGCAGTGCCACTTCCAGTGAACTGGCTCCAGCAGAGAGGAGAACCAAGCCCTCCAGACAGGCAGAGAGCATGGGGGAAAAAGAGGGGCTCATGAGGACACAGGGATAGGGACACTGAAGGGCTTACCCTGGTGAATTCatcctggcagcagctggaagtCGTGGGGAGGTCTTAGGGGATGGTGGGTGGGACAGGTCAGAGTCAATGTCGGAGATATCTGCAGCAACAGAAGGGGAGAGGCATCAGTGCCCGTCCAGTCCCGATGCTGTGCAGTGGGACCCCAGTAGTGCCACTCTGTCCCCTCACCCTCCATCCGGGAGCTGTCACTCTGGTAGTCTTCCATGTTGGGGATGTTGATCAGGAACTGCCGGTGGTCCCGGAGGACGAGCAGGGTCAGGATCCCCTCTGTCTGCTCAATGAGCCGCTGGGTGTCAGCCAGGGACATGTCCTCGCTGGCCACCCCGTTGATCTGGAGGGGCAGAGCAGGAAGGCCTCAGGGTGCTCGCTCCTGGGAAAGGCACCCCAGGAAAACCCTGATCACACAGAGATGCTCCCACCACAGCGTTCCCAGATCCCTTCCCTGAGCGTGCAAACAAAGGGCCACCATTCTTCAGTTTTATCCTCCCCAGACACCTCAAGCATCATTTCATCTGTCACGCCCCGAACACCTGAGCTGCTTGTtggcagctcccccagcagggacacccactcACAGCACAGGACTGGTGCCATGGGGACAGGAGGGTGGAAGTGACAAGCTGCTGCCCCTGGCACCAAGTGGAGCCGGTCCCCAGGAGCCCCCGTGCAGTCCCAGGGAGTGGCCAGGGAGCAAAGCAGAATATAtgcaccaggcagagctgcctccaGTCCAGCTGCAGGTCCCCACAGCCAGCCTAACACACCTTCAGCTTGTCCCCTGCAGTGACACCAGCCAGTGACAAGCCACCCAAAAGGGGGATACTGAGTCCCACAAAGTGCTGTGCAACCCTTGTTACTCCATACCTTCAGGATGAGGTCTCCCTCCTGCAAGGAGCTGCGCCTCGCCGCCAGCCCACTCTCCACTATGTGCTTGATGAAGAGCTGGCTGCCCAGCTTCAGGCCGTACTCTGCATCAGAGAGcccatggcagtgctggggctgggcagaAGCAGGACCCCCTCCAAGTTCCCCCTCACCACCACCCCACAAGCACGCTCCAGCTCCCATCAGGCCATCAGCAAgccccagagctgagctgtgacACCCTGGGTTGAGGCCAGCAGGCTCAGTGCccgcagcacagcacacatTGCCCCAGTGATGCATGCCAGAGCCTCACTCCAGGGACGCGCAGCCACCGACTGGACAAGACCCAGGGATGCAGGGAGCGGGCAGACCCACCTTCATCCTCCTTCTTCTTCACCAGCACTGATGTGATGGGTTTCATGGGCACATCCCGGCGTGGCAGCCGCTTGAACCCCGACACCAGCGCCAGCCCGTTGGTGTCCCCTGCGTGGCCAAAGCCGTTGGTGGAGCGGTGCCGGCTGTAACCCCTGTGCTCCGAGCCGCTGTCGGGGCTCTGCCTCCAGTGGCTGCTGTCCTGGCTTCGCCTCCGGCTGCGGGACGCCTTGTGGTGGCGGCGGTCATCCCGGTGGTAACCAGAGCTCCTCTCACTGGACGAGTCGCCGTCGTAGCCCTGGTTGTGGTCCAGGTCATCTCGGGAGCGGTGCTGGCTGGCGCTGCGCAGGGCCGGATCCACACCATGAGGGTCATAGTCCTCGTCCGAGTCGTAGCGCCGGGTCGCAGCAGGGGATGCAGGGCTGCTCTTGCTCACGGGGAGGtggattttcttttgtcttttcagcGTCTGCaggtggaaagaaagaaggaagggatgagGATGAGGTGATTTCCCAGCCCAGAACACAAACCACGGGTACCCTGAGGTAGCAGAGCGCAGTGCAGCGACAGGAGCGGGGCTTTGCCCAGAGCCACTGCACACCCTGCAAACAGGCACAGTGACACAGGGACAGGATGGGGACAAACACAGAGCTGTCCCCCTACAGGGCACACTCACAATGTTGGCGATCTTGCCGCAGGTCTTAAGGGTCTGGATGGCGAAGGAAGATGAGACATTCTCCATGGAAAGGCCGTTCACCATCACGATTTGATCCCTCCTCCTGTGAGGGAAAGGCAGCCGTGGCTCTGCCTCAGGTTGCAGCAGCAATTTGCTGCCCTTCCTGTCCCGGCTGGCAGAGATGccccccattgtgtccccagGTCCCTGTGCACTCACTGAAGCTGGCCAAACGCCGGTCCCCTGGACACCACATCCGAGACGATGACCGCCGTGTCCCCAGTCACCTTGTTGGGACGGTCCCGGCCACCCGAAACGGCAAACCCGAAGCCCCGATGAGGGTCCTAGcagggaggaaagagaggggCTCACAGCctgtccccagcactgccatcccATGGTCACCTCAGCCACGCTCACCTTGCTCAGCGTCACCGTGTGCTGCTCCCAGATCAGCATCTCCTCCATGGCAGCCACCTGCCAATGCAAGTGAGGGAAGGCGAGCgctggggctgagcagtgcCTTGGCTCCAGCCCAGGGGCCGGGGGCGCAGATCGGCTCCGGCTCTTTTTTACAGCCACCAGCCCCTTCCTCTGTCCTGCTTTGGGCTGCAAGGCAGAGTTGAAGCAAGAGCTTTCAGCAACAGCCGAGCTGCAGGCACCGGGGATATGAGGGCACTGTGGACGGGGCACCCCAGCAGTGGCCATTGCTGTGTCCCCactgccctccctgccccagcagccagcagacCCCCAATGCTGCCTCTGACGGTGCTCCCATGCCCTCCCAACTGCCCACCCCAGGCCCTGGTGTGACCACAGAGCTGGTGGCTCTGCTGACCACGGCACCTGGCTTTGCCCTTTGGTTTTCCCCAAATCCAACAGTTTCCACTTAGGACAAACACCTCACTGGGATGCACGTGCAGGCTGAAGCACTGCCCTGTACAGGACATGGGGTTGGGATCCCTctagcagctcccagcaccacgGAGAGATGCAGAATCTGTGCGCCGGGCAGGGAAAATCCCACAAACAAAGCTGGAGAGACCGTGCAAGCTGCCATGGGGCGGTGGCTCCCGCAGCTGTTTTATAGCCTCTATCTCAAGGGTTATCTGGGCACGGAAAAACAAACCAGGAGGGCCGGGCGACGCCACGATGGATCAACCACAGCCAAGGAAATCGTGGTGAGATTGTAACgctgccctgcagtgcagcagggaagggacagccagcagctctgtgcggtgccccactgctgcctggcTCCCAcctgctccccacagccaccaaccGTGCAGGATAGGGCTGCCTCTGCCCCCCGGCCCTGAGCCCACCTCGGTgacctccctgcagccttcccaggATCTCCCGGTCCCACCCGGGCGAGCAGCGCACCTGGAACCGCACGGCCATGCTGCGGCACGGGgcccctgcagcacagctcagcacctgcagcacagctcagcacctgcagcacagctcagcactcacagcacagctcagcacccacagcacagctcggCACAACACGGCACGCACGGAATGCCACGGCTTGGCACAGCCCGCCTCCCGCCGCACCCTGCCGGCCTCGGGGCGTGCCCACATGGGGCTGGGCAGGCAGGCACCACGGGTGCCAGGGAATCTGCGCTCCCTGTTGGCACGGCACAGCGTAGTACAGCCCTGGCTGTacatggcacagcactgcacggCACAAGGTTAATGGGTCTGCCATAACAAAGCGCTCAGGGCTCTGAATGGACACTGCCTCTCCCTCAACGGATGTCTCTGGGATCCCATTACCCACTGGTTCTGCCATAACAGATCTGCAAAGATTCCCACTGGCCAATGGGTCTGCCATAGCAGATCTCCCGGGGCTCAAATTGGCCACTGCCTCTCCCTCAACAGACTTGTCAGGGCTCCCATTGGCCACGGGTTCTGCCCACAACAGATCTACAAAGATTCCCACTGGCCACTGGTTCTGCCATAGCAGATCTATGCA
This window contains:
- the TJP3 gene encoding tight junction protein ZO-3 isoform X1, whose product is MEEMLIWEQHTVTLSKDPHRGFGFAVSGGRDRPNKVTGDTAVIVSDVVSRGPAFGQLQRRDQIVMVNGLSMENVSSSFAIQTLKTCGKIANITLKRQKKIHLPVSKSSPASPAATRRYDSDEDYDPHGVDPALRSASQHRSRDDLDHNQGYDGDSSSERSSGYHRDDRRHHKASRSRRRSQDSSHWRQSPDSGSEHRGYSRHRSTNGFGHAGDTNGLALVSGFKRLPRRDVPMKPITSVLVKKKEDEEYGLKLGSQLFIKHIVESGLAARRSSLQEGDLILKINGVASEDMSLADTQRLIEQTEGILTLLVLRDHRQFLINIPNMEDYQSDSSRMEDISDIDSDLSHPPSPKTSPRLPAAARMNSPGERRRSSRNAATDTNMDDALSRDMLEAVEQDGRHSPRSRPSARAAPKDGYSPDSRVVQFVKARSVGLQLAGGNDVGIFVSSVQEGSPADSQGIEEGDQILQVNDTSFQNLTREEAVQHLMKLPPGEDVTLRIQSKPDIYRKMISSNVGDSFYIRTHFDYEKDTPSGLSFVRGDVFHVLDTMYRGRLGSWLAVRMGRDLQEQEKGIIPNQSRAEQFASLESVLKATPGTNPSGARAEFWKLRGLRGAKKTLRKSREDLSALTKQGHYPPYERVVLKEASFKRPVVILGPITDIAMQKLSTEQPELFEIAPSVPRDGASSKVIKLDTVRQIAEKDKHALLDITPSAVERLNYVQYYPMVVFCEPESRQGIKAMRQWLAPDSRKSSRRLYAQASKMKKYCSHLFTATISLSGSGNAWYEEIKDIIRTQQSQPIWTAAEHVDVALEDSLDLLNPPSRAASGYLTCDSHANSDYDDTDGEGGAYTDGEAEDAYSHPALSRSSEPAQTYPSDGVSEQVTEQQPQGQWAQEHIRNYEHEAVRKRFTRARDDSDEDEGYEWGPATDV
- the TJP3 gene encoding tight junction protein ZO-3 isoform X2; the protein is MEEMLIWEQHTVTLSKDPHRGFGFAVSGGRDRPNKVTGDTAVIVSDVVSRGPAFGQLQRRDQIVMVNGLSMENVSSSFAIQTLKTCGKIANITLKRQKKIHLPVSKSSPASPAATRRYDSDEDYDPHGVDPALRSASQHRSRDDLDHNQGYDGDSSSERSSGYHRDDRRHHKASRSRRRSQDSSHWRQSPDSGSEHRGYSRHRSTNGFGHAGDTNGLALVSGFKRLPRRDVPMKPITSVLVKKKEDEEYGLKLGSQLFIKHIVESGLAARRSSLQEGDLILKINGVASEDMSLADTQRLIEQTEGILTLLVLRDHRQFLINIPNMEDYQSDSSRMEDISDIDSDLSHPPSPKTSPRLPAAARMNSPGERRRSSRNAATDTNMDDALSRDMLEAVEQDGRHSPRSRPSARAAPKDGPDSRVVQFVKARSVGLQLAGGNDVGIFVSSVQEGSPADSQGIEEGDQILQVNDTSFQNLTREEAVQHLMKLPPGEDVTLRIQSKPDIYRKMISSNVGDSFYIRTHFDYEKDTPSGLSFVRGDVFHVLDTMYRGRLGSWLAVRMGRDLQEQEKGIIPNQSRAEQFASLESVLKATPGTNPSGARAEFWKLRGLRGAKKTLRKSREDLSALTKQGHYPPYERVVLKEASFKRPVVILGPITDIAMQKLSTEQPELFEIAPSVPRDGASSKVIKLDTVRQIAEKDKHALLDITPSAVERLNYVQYYPMVVFCEPESRQGIKAMRQWLAPDSRKSSRRLYAQASKMKKYCSHLFTATISLSGSGNAWYEEIKDIIRTQQSQPIWTAAEHVDVALEDSLDLLNPPSRAASGYLTCDSHANSDYDDTDGEGGAYTDGEAEDAYSHPALSRSSEPAQTYPSDGVSEQVTEQQPQGQWAQEHIRNYEHEAVRKRFTRARDDSDEDEGYEWGPATDV
- the TJP3 gene encoding tight junction protein ZO-3 isoform X5, with amino-acid sequence MAVRFQVAAMEEMLIWEQHTVTLSKDPHRGFGFAVSGGRDRPNKVTGDTAVIVSDVVSRGPAFGQLQRRDQIVMVNGLSMENVSSSFAIQTLKTCGKIANITLKRQKKIHLPVSKSSPASPAATRRYDSDEDYDPHGVDPALRSASQHRSRDDLDHNQGYDGDSSSERSSGYHRDDRRHHKASRSRRRSQDSSHWRQSPDSGSEHRGYSRHRSTNGFGHAGDTNGLALVSGFKRLPRRDVPMKPITSVLVKKKEDEEYGLKLGSQLFIKHIVESGLAARRSSLQEGDLILKINGVASEDMSLADTQRLIEQTEGILTLLVLRDHRQFLINIPNMEDYQSDSSRMEDISDIDSDLSHPPSPKTSPRLPAAARMNSPGERRRSSRNAATDTNMDDALSRDMLEAVEQDGRHSPRSRPSARAAPKDGYSPDSRVVQFVKARSVGLQLAGGNDVGIFVSSVQEGSPADSQGIEEGDQILQVNDTSFQNLTREEAVQHLMKLPPGEDVTLRIQSKPDIYRKMISSNVGDSFYIRTHFDYEKDTPSGLSFVRGDVFHVLDTMYRGRLGSWLAVRMGRDLQEQEKGIIPNQSRAEQFASLESVLKATPGTNPSGARAEFWKLRGLRGAKKTLRKSREDLSALTKQGHYPPYERVVLKEASFKRPVVILGPITDIAMQKLSTEQPELFEIAPSVPRDGASSKVIKLDTVRQIAEKDKHALLDITPSAVERLNYVQYYPMVVFCEPESRQGIKAMRQWLAPDSRKSSRRLYAQASKMKKYCSHLFTATISLSGSGNAWYEEIKDIIRTQQSQPIWTAAEHVDVALEDSLDLLNPPSRAASGYLTCDSHANSDYDDTDGEGGAYTDGEAEDAYSHPALSRSSEPAQTYPSDGVSEQVTEQQPQGQWAQEHIRNYEHEAVRKRFTRARDDSDEDEGYEWGPATDV
- the TJP3 gene encoding tight junction protein ZO-3 isoform X4 — encoded protein: MAVRFQPKAGQRKGLVAVKKSRSRSAPPAPGLEPRHCSAPALAFPHLHWQVAAMEEMLIWEQHTVTLSKDPHRGFGFAVSGGRDRPNKVTGDTAVIVSDVVSRGPAFGQLQRRDQIVMVNGLSMENVSSSFAIQTLKTCGKIANITLKRQKKIHLPVSKSSPASPAATRRYDSDEDYDPHGVDPALRSASQHRSRDDLDHNQGYDGDSSSERSSGYHRDDRRHHKASRSRRRSQDSSHWRQSPDSGSEHRGYSRHRSTNGFGHAGDTNGLALVSGFKRLPRRDVPMKPITSVLVKKKEDEEYGLKLGSQLFIKHIVESGLAARRSSLQEGDLILKINGVASEDMSLADTQRLIEQTEGILTLLVLRDHRQFLINIPNMEDYQSDSSRMEDISDIDSDLSHPPSPKTSPRLPAAARMNSPGERRRSSRNAATDTNMDDALSRDMLEAVEQDGRHSPRSRPSARAAPKDGYSPDSRVVQFVKARSVGLQLAGGNDVGIFVSSVQEGSPADSQGIEEGDQILQVNDTSFQNLTREEAVQHLMKLPPGEDVTLRIQSKPDIYRKMISSNVGDSFYIRTHFDYEKDTPSGLSFVRGDVFHVLDTMYRGRLGSWLAVRMGRDLQEQEKGIIPNQSRAEQFASLESVLKATPGTNPSGARAEFWKLRGLRGAKKTLRKSREDLSALTKQGHYPPYERVVLKEASFKRPVVILGPITDIAMQKLSTEQPELFEIAPSVPRDGASSKVIKLDTVRQIAEKDKHALLDITPSAVERLNYVQYYPMVVFCEPESRQGIKAMRQWLAPDSRKSSRRLYAQASKMKKYCSHLFTATISLSGSGNAWYEEIKDIIRTQQSQPIWTAAEHVDVALEDSLDLLNPPSRAASGYLTCDSHANSDYDDTDGEGGAYTDGEAEDAYSHPALSRSSEPAQTYPSDGVSEQVTEQQPQGQWAQEHIRNYEHEAVRKRFTRARDDSDEDEGYEWGPATDV
- the TJP3 gene encoding tight junction protein ZO-3 isoform X3 — its product is MATAGVPRPQCPHIPGACSSAVAESSCFNSALQPKAGQRKGLVAVKKSRSRSAPPAPGLEPRHCSAPALAFPHLHWQVAAMEEMLIWEQHTVTLSKDPHRGFGFAVSGGRDRPNKVTGDTAVIVSDVVSRGPAFGQLQRRDQIVMVNGLSMENVSSSFAIQTLKTCGKIANITLKRQKKIHLPVSKSSPASPAATRRYDSDEDYDPHGVDPALRSASQHRSRDDLDHNQGYDGDSSSERSSGYHRDDRRHHKASRSRRRSQDSSHWRQSPDSGSEHRGYSRHRSTNGFGHAGDTNGLALVSGFKRLPRRDVPMKPITSVLVKKKEDEEYGLKLGSQLFIKHIVESGLAARRSSLQEGDLILKINGVASEDMSLADTQRLIEQTEGILTLLVLRDHRQFLINIPNMEDYQSDSSRMEDISDIDSDLSHPPSPKTSPRLPAAARMNSPGERRRSSRNAATDTNMDDALSRDMLEAVEQDGRHSPRSRPSARAAPKDGYSPDSRVVQFVKARSVGLQLAGGNDVGIFVSSVQEGSPADSQGIEEGDQILQVNDTSFQNLTREEAVQHLMKLPPGEDVTLRIQSKPDIYRKMISSNVGDSFYIRTHFDYEKDTPSGLSFVRGDVFHVLDTMYRGRLGSWLAVRMGRDLQEQEKGIIPNQSRAEQFASLESVLKATPGTNPSGARAEFWKLRGLRGAKKTLRKSREDLSALTKQGHYPPYERVVLKEASFKRPVVILGPITDIAMQKLSTEQPELFEIAPSVPRDGASSKVIKLDTVRQIAEKDKHALLDITPSAVERLNYVQYYPMVVFCEPESRQGIKAMRQWLAPDSRKSSRRLYAQASKMKKYCSHLFTATISLSGSGNAWYEEIKDIIRTQQSQPIWTAAEHVDVALEDSLDLLNPPSRAASGYLTCDSHANSDYDDTDGEGGAYTDGEAEDAYSHPALSRSSEPAQTYPSDGVSEQVTEQQPQGQWAQEHIRNYEHEAVRKRFTRARDDSDEDEGYEWGPATDV